From a region of the Lactuca sativa cultivar Salinas chromosome 4, Lsat_Salinas_v11, whole genome shotgun sequence genome:
- the LOC111894051 gene encoding transmembrane emp24 domain-containing protein p24delta9: protein MRFDIKTGATKCITEDIQSYSLSVGKYSVINPNEDYPLPDSHRITIRITSPLGANCHYADQKAFGEFAYTANEDGDYMACFWVAKQNPPTTLTVEFEWKSGLSAKDWSRVAKRGQIEMMELDLKKLFDTVNLIHDEMYYLRRREESMQVLIRSTNSKMATFSFFSLIVCLAVASMQLWHLKTFFEKKKLI from the exons ATGAGGTTCGACATCAAAACAGGAGCTACAAAATGCATAACGGAGGATATTCAATCGTATTCGTTGTCTGTTGGAAAATACAGCGTTATCaatcccaatgaagattatccaTTGCCTGATAGCCATCGTATCACAATCAGG ATAACATCGCCACTTGGGGCGAATTGTCACTATGCGGATCAAAAAGCTTTTGGTGAATTTGCATATACTGCAAATGAGGATGGGGATTATATGGCATGTTTTTGGGTTGCTAAACAAAATCCACCTACAACATTAACTGTTGAATTTGAATGGAAATCTGGTCTATCTGCAAAAGATTGGTCTAGAGTTGCTAAAAGAGGACAAATTGAG ATGATGGAACttgacttgaagaaattgtttGATACTGTAAATCTCATCCATGATGAAATGTATTATCTACGCCGGAG GGAGGAATCAATGCAAGTTTTAATTAGATCAACAAATTCAAAAATGGCGACTTTTAGCTTCTTTTCCCTCATTGTGTGCTTAGCTGTCGCTTCTATGCAACTATGGCATTTGAAGACATTTTTTGAGAAGAAGAAGCTTATTTAG